The DNA window GGAGGGCTTTTCGAGCGAGTGATCTTCCTCCTAGATGTTGGGAATTGATTCCTTCGTGTATCTCTTGGAGTATGTGAAGGATTGTTCCCTCGTCTATACATTTGAGGAGAGGTATGGAAAATCCTCGCCGGTAGAGGCAATTTTCGATTAAGACGTACGAGCAGGCTCTTCTTCGGATGGTGGAAGCCTCTTTCGGATCGGCGGGCAAGAGGTCACTTGTCAGGTAATTGTATACGGGGGTCATCCAACAGGATGCGTCCCTAATTGCACTTACGAGTGAGAGTGAAGATGAGGTCTTTGTACTGTATTTTGGTAATATTTTCTGGATTACGGACTTGTTacctcccttctttctcgtgctcgccaGTTTTGATAGGACGTCTGCCCGAGAGTTGTGTTCCCTTGGGATGTGTTTTACTTTGGCGCTCTTGAATCGGGCCAGTCTTTCTTTTACGAGGGTCAAGTATTCGGCGAGGGCTTCGCTTTTGATCTGATATTCGCCTGAGATGTGGGATGCGACCAGTTGAGAGTCGGTGAACACCTCAATGTCTTTGGCTTCTAAATCGTTTGTGAGGCGTAGCCCGGCAAGTAGGGCCTCATATTCGGCTTGGTTGTTGGACGTTGGGAATGATAGTGAGAGGGATACTTCTGTGAGGGTTCCTACTCCATTTTCAAGAATGATCCCCGCTCCGCTTCTAGTTGAGCTTGAAGCACCGTCCACGTATAAGGTCCATCTTCGgacgttgttgtttgttgtttcggTGAAGGCCATTTCGGCCACGAAATCTGCCAAGACCTGTGCTTTAAGGGCTTTTCTTCCTTTGTATTTGATGTCGAATTCTGCAAGTTCCAACGACCAACGGAGCATCCTTCCGGCCATGTCGGGGCGTGCAAGTAGTTGTTTCACGGGTTGCTCGGTTCGCACGACTATGGTATATGCTAGAAAATAGTGTCTGAGTCTTCGGGCAGTGGTTATTAACGCGAATCCGAATTTTTCGATCTGTTGATATCTGACCTCGGGGCCTTGGAGTGCTTTGCTTGTGAAGTAAATGGGTTTCTGGCCTTCCAGGGATTCTCGTATCAAGGTCGCGCTGACGGCCTCGGTGGATATGGCGAGATAAAGGTATAAGATTTCTCTGGCTTCTGGCCTAGATAAAATTAGTGGGCTGGATAGTGCTCGCTTAAGGTGGGAGAGGGCGCGTTCGCAATCTTCCGTCCATTCGAAGGCGATCTCTTTGCGCAGGAGTTTGAATAGTGGCAGGGCATGCTGAGGGAATTTGGCCACGAACCTGGATAATGACGTGAGCATGCCGTTCAAGGTTTGGATTGATTTCTTCGAATTCGAAGTGGGAAAGTCCGAAAAGGCCCTGCATTTATCCGGATTTGCTTCGATTCCTCTTTCTGTTAAGTAAAagccgaggaattttcctgcgCGGACACCGAATGTGCATTTTTCTGGGTTGAACCTCATTTTACACTCTCGGGCTTGCTCGAAAACTTTTTTAAGATGGGCGGCGTGATCGGTTTCCctttgggatttgacgatcatatcgtccatatagACTTCGATCATGTCACCTATCTCTGCTCGgaatactttgttcatcatgcgTTGGTATGTTGCGTCGGTGTTCTTTAGGCcaaagggcattacgttgtagtaataattgcctgATTCGGTCATGAATGTCATGTATTTCTTGTCAGTTTTAGCCATGGGTATTTGATTGTACCCGGAATATGCATCCATAaatgaaagtaatttaaaaccgGCAGAGTTATCTACTAGTTTATCTATATTGGGCAGAGGATAAGCATCTTTTaggcaagccctattaagatatgtgtagtcagtgcacatgcgccattttccatttgatttttaacaagtacaacattagAGAGATGGTGTACTTGGCTTCAGATATAAAATTGGCCTCTAGAAGGTCTTTTAAAGCTAGTTCGGCCGCGACCGTTTTCTCTGGTGATTGCTTTCTTCTTCTCTAGGCGACGGCCTTGCAGGCGGGGTCGATAGTCAGGTGATGGCAGGCCACTTCTGGATCGAGTCCCGGCATCTCGGCGGCGCTTCATGCAAATAGGTCGGCGTTTTCGCGGAGGCAAGCTTTGAGTTGTCTCTTGGCCAGATCCGGCAGATCTGCTCCGATTTTTACTCCTTTGGTCGTATCTGCTCCGAGGGACACAAGTTCGAACTCTCCGTCTGGGATTGTCCGGAAGATCCCTTTTGCTGTTCCTGGGTTTATGCTCTGCTCGGGGTTTCCTAGAAAACGATTGTCCAGGCCGACATTGTCGATGTGGGGCATTGATTTGTTGGTCTCGGAGATTACGTTGGCTACCCCTTTGTGGTGATCTGGTGTTTTCAACGTGCATAGGCCTTTGGCAGATGCCTCGAAGCATCTCCTGGCAGCTTCTATATCGCCATTGATTGTTGCGACTTGTCCTTTATTTGTATAGTATTTAAGCTTGAGGTGCACGGTTGAGGGGACCGCGATTAATTCGGCCAGAGTGGGTCGTCCGAGGATGCATTAGTATATTGATGGGCTGTCGATGACCAGAAATTGGACTTTTACTGCCCCTGTGGCTTCTGCCGATCCGATCAAAACTATGAGCTCCACAAACCCCCATGGTTTGGTTACCGTGCTGTTGAATCCTTGTAGATCCGATCCTACGTATGGGGTAAGGTGATTGTTGTTCAGCTGCAGCGTTTTGAAtagttgggagtacatgatgtccactGAGCTTCCTTGGTCGACCATTATGCGGCGCACGTCAAAATTAGCCATCCGAGCTCGGATGAGGAGTGAGATGGACGCGTTAGGTGCTCCACCGGGCAACTCTTCTTTGTAAAAAGATATTGAGGAAGCACTGCCTTTGGCGTGGTCGAAGGTCGAGGCTATGTTCGCGCTGGCCGAGATTGGTTCGTCGAATTTGCGTTTCACGGATCCGACGGTCAGTTGGCTGAACCCCCCGTCGGATATAACCATTGCAGACGGGAACACCTCCCAGGCGATGTAGGAGGAGTTGGTGGTCGCCGCGTTGGCCCAATCAGGGCAAtcatggccacttgcatggcgGGCGTGTCCTCCGCTGGGTTTTCCTCGGTGACTGGTTTAGCCTCTTTGGTGGCATCTTGTTTTTTTGCGTATTGTTTCAGGTGCCCCTCCCTGATTAATATCTCTATAGTGTCCTTTAGGTGGATGCAGTCTTCAGTGTTGTGCCCGTGATCTTTGTGGAATATGCAATATTTCTATTTATCCACATTTGGCCGGACGGGCATGCTCTTCGGGAACCGGACCTTTCCCGTCTGAAACTCGGCGTTTGCGCATTCGTTCAAGATGCGCTCCCTCGAAGCGTTCAGTGGGGTGTACTCTCGGAACTTCCCCGTGGGGGTTTTATAGTCCTTAGGGTCCCGAGTTTTATCAGCTTTCTTTTTGTCATCTCCTCGGTGAGACTCATCTTGACGTGCATTTTTACTTCTCTCTTCGTGCTTGGAATTGCGGACTGTGTGGGCTGCTTCTTTCTCTTCATACTGTATGTAAGCTTGGACTTTGAGAAAGAATTCATCCAGGGTAGCGGGTATTTCGATTCCGACGGCTTTAGCGAAGTCTGACCGTGGTCGGAGACCTCGTTCGAGCAGGAATTTCTTCATATGGGCTGTCGTAGATACTTGTATGGCCTCTTTGTCGAATATTTCTATGTAGGCTCGTAGAGATTCGTCCTTTCCTTGGATAATGGCTTCCAAGGAGGCTTCTGACTTAGGGTGTCTACGGGAGGCCGTGAAGTGTCTGGAGAAAAGTTTTCCGAGCACTTTCCATGACGTAATGGATTCATCGGGCAAACTTTTATATCAGGTCATGGCTCCTTTGCGCAGGGTGGTAGGGAACAAACGACATTTAATGACACCTGGCACTCCTCTGTAGTCGAGAAGGGCATCGATGTTCTCGATATATTCATCTGGGTCGGTGGTCCCGTCGTAGGTGCCCAACGAATGGGGTTTTTTGAGACCTGTTGGCAGGGGAGCCTCTAAGATTGCCTGGGATAGAGGACTATGGCGCTCCTCTTCGTCATCGCTGGCGGACGGAGAAGAAGATCGGCTCTGGCTACGCCTGTGTCGCCTTCAGTTATCTTCGTGTCTTGCCGAGGGTGATCTAGACTTCTTTTTTGGCCGAGGGGACTGTAAACGGTGTCGGGGACGTTAGTCGTTCGACCCTTTCTTGGAAGAGGGACCTGCCTTCTCCCTGGGGGAAGGTGAACGAGGGCGTTTCTTGGTGACTACCTCGCGTCGATAACGAGTTTTTTGATCGGGGGGAGTCTTTGAGCGGCACTTCTGCTCGAGGGCCCCGATTTGGTCACTCTGTTGTTGTATGAGCGCATTGGTTTGGGCAAGAGCGGCTAGAGCAGCGTTTATGGTATGATCTTGAGAAGTTTGTCCTTTGGAGAGGAAAGGATTGCCCAGACTTTCTTCGTGGTTGTCCTTCCCATTTGTATCTTCGAAGCGATGAAATTGATCATCTTGGAGATCTTTTGGGGAAGGGGACGTTGTGACACCGTCTCGAGGGATGGTGTTTCTTGGAGGTGGAACGATGGAGACGTCATTTTTCTTGAGTATTGCAGCGTCTGTTGAAGAGGGATCTTCGTTATTGCCGGCCATGAGTGATGACTTGATTAGAGCTTTGGTTCCTGATTTTCTTGCAGGAGGCAAGAACGGATCAAGAAAGTGCAAGAATAAGGAACGGGGGAGTTAgattttcccacagacggcgccactggtcttaccgagcagatcagatggtcAGCAACAATGAAGGTTTGAAGTTTCGATCGGTTGAGAGGGGAAAAaggtgttgtacctgcaaggcactccgacgTCAAAGTAAGTAtatattccacaaggtacaacaaagtgagagagttTTTGaggtaagaaaagattaccttgccctctgtatgtagagggctatttataggatgttTTTGAGCGGATTAGACTCCTCCTTCAAGGGCGGATATTTAGGAGACGCGTGGGCTGGTTGTTTGTCGAGCACGAGGGGTCCTCGTGGTTGATTACTTGGCAAGTTTACCCGGTCTGGTCGGATGGAAACCGCCACGTGTGATCTGACGCATATTGGGCCTAAGACGGGAATGGCCCAATTGATTAGATTGGGCTGGTCCAGaacatatatattaattattttttggataCGACAAAcaaaattgtattaattaaaaaaaaatatttttgttttaatattaataataataggtttttttaaagatatttgtATATGCTTTTTAtatgtattttatatattatgttttttttataaaaatatttattaataattaatatttaaacatatgtaatgtttatattaaaaaataacaacTAATATATTAATCAAAACTATCTATATTAAATTACtactattatataaatttttattattgtgattattatatttaataaaaaaaatactatttataGATAGAAGAGGGCGGAAATGAGATAAGGCCTATAGGGTTGGTTATATTAAATTTCTATTAttgtgattatatttaaaaattgattgcgtttataatttttgaaaaattgattGCAATTATAGGGTAGGTTTTATAGAAAAAATTCTtgaaaaaaatcttaaaataagGGACCTAAAAacgaaaaataaaatactttttattttgatttaagatAATCAACAATATCAAGCCTGTTAAAAAAGTAATATCTAATATTAAATGAGTGTTATACTTATTTAGAAATAATCATGTACATTccaacttattttatttattacaatcTCAAGCGTTAATTAAATCTAACGATTGATAATAACAGT is part of the Vicia villosa cultivar HV-30 ecotype Madison, WI linkage group LG2, Vvil1.0, whole genome shotgun sequence genome and encodes:
- the LOC131648633 gene encoding uncharacterized protein LOC131648633, encoding MAKTDKKYMTFMTESGNYYYNVMPFGLKNTDATYQRMMNKVFRAEIGDMIEVYMDDMIVKSQRETDHAAHLKKVFEQARECKMRFNPEKCTFGVRAGKFLGFYLTERGIEANPDKCRAFSDFPTSNSKKSIQTLNGMLTSLSRFVAKFPQHALPLFKLLRKEIAFEWTEDCERALSHLKRALSSPLILSRPEAREILYLYLAISTEAVSATLIRESLEGQKPIYFTSKALQGPEVRYQQIEKFGFALITTARRLRHYFLAYTIVVRTEQPVKQLLARPDMAGRMLRWSLELAEFDIKYKGRKALKAQVLADFVAEMAFTETTNNNVRRWTLYVDGASSSTRSGAGIILENGVGTLTEVSLSLSFPTSNNQAEYEALLAGLRLTNDLEAKDIEVFTDSQLVASHISGEYQIKSEALAEYLTLVKERLARFKSAKVKHIPREHNSRADVLSKLASTRKKGGNKSVIQKILPKYSTKTSSSLSLVSAIRDASCWMTPVYNYLTSDLLPADPKEASTIRRRACSYVLIENCLYRRGFSIPLLKCIDEGTILHILQEIHEGINSQHLGGRSLARKALRVGYYWPTMQDDSKEYVKKCDKFQHFRDMHLAPPNELKSLSSPWPFAWWGMDLLGPFVTGSNQNKYIIVAVDYFTKCIEAEPLAKITSLNVLRVYKRNILVRFGVPLAIITDNDTQFTDGRFQEFVTKLGTK